acgtatgtatttgtattataaagtgtaaatcgcatgtggaatgaataacgtcgattggattgtaatagaccgtgtgcgattttaagaaaaaagtttcatatttcaataaaaagaagttttaccatgaaaaccattgaaaaaaatatttaatttttttaatagaaattattgaaaaatattgttgccatcccacttattagaatcttagtaagaatccaattagaatgaattagaatggttcggatatccttttaatctcattcaaattacagcttttaaagCGAGATATAGAATcaagcatacatttttaagatattctgtttacactattgttctacagaataataataaatcaattaaaaataaattatttatacttcACACGGTCTATTGTTGAACATGtaacttcttataattctcCCACCGTACACCATGTTCCTAGAttgttttttgtatgtttttttttcattagtGTAAAAATATTGCACTTGTGGGTAGAAaaaaatagctatttgttAACCtagtggagaaaatagaacattcaaacaaaaacgaaGTTTTGCGGCCAGAGCAAGGCGACATGAACactagttatttgtgtacttGGTTTGGACGATGTATCACTTCCCTCGCGAAAATAGCTTAAAACATCGTCCATCGTCCAGACTAAGTactcaaaacaattttcatgcagagggaaaaaaatcgagagaaaatttccaaataccCTTGAGGTaagaaaaaataagttttcatacattttttcccCACCCACGAAACGAACGCATCAGTTAGTAATAccgttttcaaaaacaaaacgaagtgAAAGTTTCCAGGAAAAAAATGCCTATCTTCTTTCCCGGGGAGCAGGATAATATTAACACCTTTTGTTTTCCTCTACGAAGTCGTTGCAAACAAAAGGggaaaaaacaaagttttcttgttttcttttatttttaaagtcCACTTTCTTCCACACATTCCACATCGTCTCTTGCATACAATTTGAAACTAAATGTACAACCGATTCAGTTCATGTAGTTAGAACTTGGGGGATTACACAGCTTGTTTGTTTAATCGTTTTGTATTTCCTTTCATcagttttacaaaattattagGGCTTGAACATAATTTATGCATCTAATGTTTCATCATCATTGATCATTGATGATTCATCaagctttttttattgaaaatttactcgaaaatttgtaattttgtttattgtttatgcGCTATGTTTTCTTCTGTGATGTGTCAAACATGTCATTCCTCTAttttgttgtctcgttttcgcttacaCGATAAAATATCTTACTGACATTTAAGGGGAATTCTCGGCAATCCTCGATGTTACACTTAAATGCTATTTTACTTTGTGAGCGAGGTAAAAGGTTTCCTAGGAAGGGAATGACCCTATTACATCCCTAGTaaagtaatagttatttacgtatctgttgtggatggtatattttaggcaatttcgcagattgtagcccgaacgaagtgagggcgacaagcgaaagtgcctaaaatataccggccacaacagatgcgtatacaacttttcatgctggcctaatttacgagaaaaattccgtaatttatgtccaaggcatgaaaaacattttcaccatttttattcaaattaaaagatTACTGAACTTCGCTATAAATAAagcatttttattcatttaattgtTATTGACTACACCATTCCGTTGTATGGCTGCTCGATTTCGCATTATCTTCCTTGTATGTGCACATAGCCATATGCAGCCCAACAGCAGTATAAAACTAGCGAAGCACACCAGCGCAATCAATTTTACCGTATCACCGCTGTCATCATACTTCGCACAATGCAATTCCTCGTCAGATGCATCACTGCAGTGAATGTAAGAGTCACACAAGTTTAACTCAGAAATGCAGTATTTATGCTCATCTTCACAGACAAATCCATTGCAACCATTCTCAGATCCGTTGAATGAAGTGTAAACCAAGTAAAAATCGGTCGAATCGAATCCGGCGTCATTACCACTAACCAATTCTAACGAAAGCGAATTGTTGCTTGAGTATATCACCGATCCCGTTTTGTTTTCGCAAGTCAATTTATATGCAGGATCTCCGGAGACACTAGGACCATCATAGATGTATATGGTGTCGgaacaattcaattgaaatttatttaaatttatcaacaGTCTCTCAGACAATTCGTTCGCATGTAAAGTTAATTCACATTGATACATTTGGTCTTTAAGGTACGTTATGGTTTCACatgttgcattttttgtcgGACCAATAATCACTGACTCCACCAATTTAATGTTAGGTACGGCCAAAAGGACCACCCAACACCACcgtattaaatttaattgtttttttgtatcgaaacACATCTTTTTCCACTCGATACTAAACTTGATTTGAAGACAGTTTCCGATGATTTTCTATctattttttcactttatttaaCAGCATATGATTCTCGAGCATAGTTTAAATTAGAATCTAAAAATATTGCGCACATATgctgaatattttctatttttataatcaaaatattggagcaatacttttcattttttccatcACTTGGTCATTAAATACCAAATACAAATAAAGATATACCGATGTACAGTCTGTTTTCTAAAGAGTACTATCGAATATTTGGGGAAATTTGTTTAGAAAGCGGAAAATCAAAATGAGAAAATCCAACAAGTGTGTGTGTAGTATGAGATCAGAGCGAAGCTAGAGACGTGAGTCGCTTtaattggaatttcctatttttccaCCAAAGAAAGACGACAAACcaatgcagaaaaaaaatgaattgttagTTCAAGGTATTTTTCGTAGATTGTTATTCTAAAAAGTGTGGTGTTTGCTGCTCAAGCCAAAGGCGAAGGAAGCAAccacaaaataataatctcCATAGTTTGTAGGCCTGCTCTGACTTGGAGGATTACACAGCTTGTTTGTTTAATcgatttgtatttattttcatcagttttacaaaattattagGGCTTGAACATGCCAAACATGTTATTACCCTAttttgttgtctcgttttcgcttatatAAAATATCTTACTGACACTAAAATCTAGTATTTAGCaatagcttttcagcaaaACACAGAGgggaaattaaggaaaattctCAGTATGCCTCGATGTTCCCCTTAAatgctattttactttacgagcgaggtaaAAGGTTTTCCCTAGGGAGGGAATGGCCCTATTACCTCCCTagtaaagtatttttttctattaatttaattattattgacTACACCATTCCGTTGTATGGCTGCTCGATTTCGCATTATCTTCCTTGTATGTGCACATAGCCATATGCAGCCCAACAACAGTAGAAAACTAGCGAAGCACACCAGCGCAATCAATTTGACCGTATTACCGCTGTTGTCAAAAACCGGGCAATATACTAGCTCGTCAGATGCATCACTGCAGTGAACGTATGAGTCACGAATGTATACTTCCGGAATGCAGTATTCATTCTCATCATGACAGACAAATCCGTTGCAACCACTTTCAGATCCGCTGAATGAAGTGTAAACCAAGTAAAAATCGGTCGAATCGAATCCGGCGTCGTTACCGGTAAACAATTCTAACGAAAGCGAATTGTTGCTTGAGTATATCACTGATCCGGTTTTGTTGTCGCAAGTCAATTTATATGCAGGATCTCCGGAGACACTAGGACCATCATAGATGTATATGGTGTCGgtacaattcaattcaaattgatttaaatttatcagCAGTCTCTCAGACAATTCGTTCGCTTTTAAAGTCAATTCGCATTTATACATTTGGTCTTTAAGGTACGTTATGGTTTCACATGTTGCATTTTCTGTCTTCGGACCAACAATCACTGATTCCACTAATTTAATGTTGGGTACGACTAACAGGACCACCCAACACCACcgtattaaatttaattgtttttttgtatcgaaacACATCTTTTCCACTCGATACTAAACTTGATTTGAAGACAGTTTCCGATGATTTTCTAtctttttttcactttatttaaCAACATATGATTCTCGAGCAGTTTAAGACGAATTGACacgactataaatttcttaaattagaATCTGAAAATATTGCGCACATGTTgctgaatattttctatttttacaatcaaaatattgaagcaagtcttttcatattttccatcacttaaataaaaatataccGATGTGCAGTCTGTTTTCCAAAGAATAGTGAATACTAGCGGTCCAAAGAAATCCAACAAGTGCGAAGTCTGAGatcagagcgaagcgagacaCGCAATTCGcttgaattggaattttctatttttcgtcgaggtgaacacaacctTCCGAGGAGAACGACTTTTTTAGTCGGTCAATAGAATAAATTTAAGAAGTGAAAAAGTACGAAAATTGGGCGTTGTCTGCCAAAAAGAAGATAAACAAAtgcagaaaaattaaaaaggatTAATTGACAAGTGTGGCGAGTCCTGCCCAAGGCAAAAGCGAAGGACGTAACCACAAAATCCAAATCTCCAAACACagacaaaaatattgatattGACACGAAGTTTTTTGTTAGTGTTTtttggatgattttttttaagttctaCTCTGACTTGGAAGATGCGGAAAAAGGCAATAAAAACGCATAAGATTCTATTCAGTACAATTAGGCCGTGTGTCACCGCACATTctttaaaagaattgaaaaattctcaaataagttgacatttttagtCCGAAAATTTCTGACAACAAACTTGATGTGAGCCTACacgccaaattttccaattttcaacaaactaatCCTCGCCGAGTTAATACTGCAAAATACGAATACGACACACAATTTGTGACTTGGACTttgccaaacaaaaacaaattgacaatataatagcatatcagttgatcgctaacaaaaatcgaatacaCACAACATTGTCCTACAAGTTCACCAcactaattttaactgaaagccagACTTCCACTTCCAAGGTCTTTAGGCAATATATACCTTGCGCTTTGCTTATTTGTGGGGAAC
This genomic stretch from Bradysia coprophila strain Holo2 chromosome II, BU_Bcop_v1, whole genome shotgun sequence harbors:
- the LOC119072228 gene encoding enteropeptidase-like, whose protein sequence is MCFDTKKQLNLIRWCWVVLLVVPNIKLVESVIVGPKTENATCETITYLKDQMYKCELTLKANELSERLLINLNQFELNCTDTIYIYDGPSVSGDPAYKLTCDNKTGSVIYSSNNSLSLELFTGNDAGFDSTDFYLVYTSFSGSESGCNGFVCHDENEYCIPELNLCDSYIHCSDASDEELHCLKYDDSGDTVKLIALVCFASFILLLGCIWLCAHTRKIMRNRAAIQRNGVVNNE